Proteins co-encoded in one Epinephelus moara isolate mb chromosome 13, YSFRI_EMoa_1.0, whole genome shotgun sequence genomic window:
- the hid1b gene encoding protein HID1b, protein MGNADTKLHFRKAVIQLTTKTQPVEATDDAFWDQFWADTSTTVQDVFALVPAAEIRAVREESPSNLATLCYKAVERLVQGADSGCPSEKERQIVLNCTRLLTRILPYIFEDADWRGFFWSTVPGAGRAGRLDEDGDEDEARPLAESLLLAIADLLFCPDFTAQSHKKSSTDTAEDIRSIDSCEYIWEAGVGFAQSPPPNYVHDINRTELLKLLLTCFSEAMYLPPSSDSGYLNPWVSFFCSTENRHALPLFTSLLNVVCAYDPVGYGIPYNHLLFSDHREQLVEQALQILIVTLEHEAGSAASAALQALDTSASSSAAEEQEPAAPDNLFVNYLSRIHREEDLSFILKGLARLMNNPLIQTYLPRSTKKIQFHQELLILFWKFCDFNKKFLFFVLKSSDVLDMLVPILFSLNDARADQSRVGLMHIGVFILLLLSGERNFGVRLNKPYTLRVPMDIPVFTGTHADLLIVIFHKIITSGHQRLQPLFDCLLTIIVNISPYLKSLSMVAANKLLHLLEAFSTPWFLFSAPQNHHLVFFLLEVFNNIIQYQFDGNCNLVYAIIRKRNVFHQLANLPSDTASIQRALQKKKKSGISRTNSVETESMEGSRPAASAEPGTLKASLEATPGIDKITEKSQVSVDGTMVAVPHSDSQQTTADSSAAAGASDTESNSERDPEVYHTESEAARSRLSSVSSAAAAAWSANTDWVLAWKAKLPLQTIMRLLQVLVPQVEKICIDKGLTDESEILKFLQHGTLVGLLPVPHPILIRKYQANAGTAMWFRTYMWGVIYLRNVDPPIWYDTDIRLFEIQRI, encoded by the exons GCGGTGGAGAGGTTGGTCCAGGGTGCAGACTCCGGCTGCCCCTCAGAGAAAGAGCGTCAGATCGTCCTGAACTGCACCCGCCTGCTCACCCGCATCCTGCCCTACATCTTTGAGGACGCCGACTGGAGAGGCTTCTTCTGGTCCACCGTGCCAGGAGCCGGCAGAGCAGGG CGTTTGGACGAAGATGGTGATGAGGATGAAGCACGGCCGCTGGCTGAGTCGCTGCTGCTCGCCATCGCCGACCTCCTGTTCTGTCCAGATTTCACCGCTCAGAGCCACAAGAAGAGCAGCACG GACACAGCCGAGGACATCCGATCCATAGACAGCTGTGAGTACATCTGGGAGGCTGGTGTCGGCTTCGCTCAGTCCCCTCCTCCAAACTACGTCCACGACATCAACAG GACGGAGCTGCTGAAGTTGCTCCTCACCTGTTTCTCTGAGGCCATGTACCTTCCTCCGTCCTCTGACAGCGGTTATCTCAACCCCTGGGTGTCCTTCTTCTGCTCCACAGAaaacag ACACGCCCTGCCTCTGTTCACCTCCCTGCTCAACGTGGTGTGTGCCTACGACCCCGTGGGCTACGGCATCCCGTACAACCACCTGCTGTTCTCAGACCACCGGGAGCAGCTGGTGGAGCAGGCGCTACAGATCCTTATCGTCACCCTGGAGCATGAGGCCGGGTCGGCCGCCAGCGCCGCCCTCCAGGCCCTGGACACCTCTGCATCGTCCTCAGCTgcagaggagcaggag cCAGCTGCACCTGATAACCTGTTTGTGAATTATCTCTCCAGGATACACAGAGAGGAG GACTTGAGCTTCATCCTGAAAGGTCTGGCACGGCTGATGAACAATCCTCTGATCCAGACTTACCTGCCTCGTTCCACCAAGAAGATCCAGTTCCACCAGGAGCTGCTGATCCTCTTCTGGAAGTTCTGCGACTTCAACAAG aaATTCCTGTTCTTCGTGCTGAAGAGCAGCGACGTGTTGGACATGCTGGTTCCCATCCTCTTCAGCCTGAACGATGCCAGAGCAGATCAGT ctcGTGTTGGTCTCATGCACATCGGCGTGTTCATCCTCCTGCTGCTGAGTGGAGAGAGGAACTTTGGCGTTCGTCTGAACAAGCCGTACACTCTGCGTGTCCCCATGGACATTCCTGTGTTCACGGGGACGCACGCTGACCTGCTCATCGTG atctTCCACAAGATCATCACCAGTGGACACCAGCGCCTGCAGCCTCTGTTTGACTGCCTGCTCACAATCATAGTGAACA TCTCTCCTTATCTGAAGAGCCTGTCCATGGTGGCGGCCAACAAGCTGCTCCACCTGCTGGAGGCCTTCTCCACCCCCTGGTTCCTCTTCTCCGCCCCCCAGAACCACCACCTGGTCTTCTTCCTGCTGGAGGTTTTCAACAACATCATCCAGTATCAGTTTGATG GGAACTGCAACCTCGTGTACGCCATCATCCGAAAGCGGAACGTGTTCCACCAGCTGGCCAACCTGCCGTCGGACACTGCGTCCATTCAGAGGGcgctgcagaagaagaagaagtctgGGATATCCAGGACCAACTCTGTAGAGACGGAGTCCATGGAGGGCTCCAGACCAGCTGCATCTGCAGAACCCGGCACTCTGAAAGCCAGTTTAGAGGCCACTCCAG GAATCGATAAGATAACAGAGAAGTCCCAGGTGAGCGTGGACGGTACGATGGTCGCTGTGCCACATTCAGACTCTCAACAGACGACGGCTGACAGCAGCGCAGCAGCTGGAGCCAGCGACACAGAGTCCAACTCAGAGAGAGACCCCGAG GTCTATCACACAGAGTCAGAGGCAGCGAGGAGTCGGTTGTCAAGTGtgtcatcagcagcagcagcagcctggagCGCCAACACAGACTGG GTGTTGGCGTGGAAGGCGAAGCTTCCTCTACAAACCATCATGCGGCTGTTACAAGTCCTGGTCCCTCAGGTGGAGAAGATCTGTATCGACAA GGGTTTGACAGACGAGTCAGAAATCCTAAAGTTCCTTCAACACGGCACGCTGGTCGGCCTCCTGCCCGTCCCTCATCCCATCCTCATCAGGAAGTACCAAGCCAACGCCGGCACCGCCATGTGGTTCCGCACCTACATGTGGGGCGTCATCTACCTACG CAACGTGGATCCTCCAATCTGGTACGACACGGACATACGGCTCTTTGAGATCCAGAGGATTTAG
- the LOC126399505 gene encoding proton channel OTOP3-like encodes MDLDQLDSSQRTHGNPQSDDPVQTSDHHIQDPEQDPVLVWAPSGRRLISGLLGLNVVLLGAALVAGQAFNPNGLKHQEPQVFMLLLMGVSLVWLLWYLLWARKQPGICPHKDHHAGGITVTVVLMLFAAFSLLLFIFRAGYLISMRECKPAATVLSPFIEGSFLLLQTYLLWAHSKDCIHRHKIITRSGLMMILSADLLLWLNAVTEDTIHEEIEIEKEDGLYFGNTSSSEGDVSDAAGILNSTFCQCTASAACLTFRKGFEILFPFSMEYYLMAGCMIYVMWKNVGRRMSPGPHHVAQKLTFRVVYQGGVIYGLVFGILVLVAGVAVFIFYQVWVGQQQLRLTAFHIFYGYHLAVMPVMSLCSLAGMLVHRLEMRANESGHNPTRSLDVLLLLAAALGQLALSYFSLVAALALGTDSPLGDLDLSYSLLSLLELILQNVFIIEGLHRHPNLLAKKKERQRSSIFKPKKKVAVPIQEERKTDISLLEGNTSAAAQEHDGKKPWTKRAIQEICAFLILANIMLWVIPAFGVHPQFENGLGKQFFGFSVWFVLVNLSQPLSVFYRMHSVGALMELLISA; translated from the exons ATGGATCTAGATCAGCTGGATTCCTCCCAGAGGACACATGGGAACCCACAAAGTGACGACCCGGTTCAGACCTCAGACCATCACATCCAGGACCCGGAGCAGGACCCGGTGCTGGTTTGGGCTCCCAGTGGGAGGCGTCTGATCTCTGGTCTGCTGGGTCTGAACGTGGTGCTGCTGGGAGCAGCCCTGGTGGCAGGACAGGCTTTTAACCCCAACGGCCTGAAGCACCAGGAGCCCCAGGtgttcatgctgctgctgatgggGGTCAGTCTGGTTTGGTTGCTGTGGTACCTGCTGTGGGCCAGGAAGCAGCCCGGCATCTGCCCACATAAAGACCACCACGCCGGGGGAATCACTGTCACTG TCGTCCTCATGCTGTTTGCTGCGTtcagtctgctgctgtttaTCTTCAGGGCTGGTTATTTGATCAGCATGAGGGAGTGTAAACCTGCTGCCACAGTTCTCTCTCCATTCATCGAGGGCTCTTTTCTCCTGCTACAG ACGTATTTACTGTGGGCTCACTCCAAAGACTGCATCCACCGACACAAGATCATCACCAG GTCGGGGTTGATGATGATCCTGTCGGCCGACCTGCTGCTGTGGCTGAACGCAGTGACGGAGGACACCATCCACGAGGAGATCGAGATAGAAAAAGAAGACGGGCTTTATTTCGGCAACACAAGCTCATCTGAAGGAGACGTGTCTGATGCAGCAG GAATTCTAAATTCGACCTTCTGTCAGTGCACTGCGAGCGCAGCCTGCCTCACCTTCAGGAAAGGCTTTGAAATCCTGTTTCCCTTCAGCATGGAGTACTACCTGATGGCAGGCTGCATGATCTATGTGATGTGGAAGAACGTGGGCCGCAGGATGAGTCCAGGTCCCCACCACGTCGCTCAGAAGCTGACCTTTCGTGTCGTCTATCAAGGCGGGGTCATATACGGCCTTGTGTTTGGCATCCTGGTGCTCGTAGCGGGAGTGGCCGTCTTCATTTTCTACCAGGTCTGGGTGGGCCAGCAGCAGCTCCGCCTCACCGCCTTCCACATATTTTACGGCTACCATTTAGCCGTGATGCCCGTCATGTCTCTGTGCTCGCTGGCCGGGATGCTGGTCCACAGACTGGAGATGAGGGCGAATGAATCGGGACACAACCCGACTCGCAGCCTGGATGTGCTCCTCCTGCTCGCAGCAGCTCTGGGCCAGCTCGCCCTCTCCTACTTCTCCCTGGTGGCGGCCCTGGCTTTAGGGACCGACAGCCCTCTGGGGGACCTCGACCTGTCCTACTCCCTCCTCAGCCTGCTGGAGCTCATCCTCCAGAACGTCTTCATCATCGAAGGCCTCCACAGGCACCCAAACCTCCTCGCCaagaagaaagagaggcagCGGAGCAGCATATTCAAG CCGAAGAAAAAGGTTGCTGTGCCGAtacaagaggagaggaagacggatatttcactgctggagggGAACACGTCAGCTGCTGCTCAAGAGCATGATGGGAAAAAACCCTGGACCAAGAGAGCGATACAAGAAATCTGTGCTTTCCTCATTCTCGCCAACATTATG CTGTGGGTCATCCCTGCGTTTGGAGTCCACCCCCAGTTTGAGAACGGCCTCGGGAAACAGTTTTTCGGCTTCTCCGTCTGGTTCGTTCTGGTGAACTTGAGTCAGCCGCTCAGCGTTTTCTACAGGATGCACTCTGTGGGAGCTTTAATGGAGCTGCTCATCTCCGCGTGA